In Aspergillus fumigatus Af293 chromosome 4, whole genome shotgun sequence, one genomic interval encodes:
- the encC gene encoding anthrone oxygenase encC, translating to MASVQGLIKIVAITGGVWLSGKITAHSLVSVPALLQTRSADGLSPCTILRVWRRIYEQGHRHSPQIAACTSTAFAYLAWCASDRTPRLLYGTAACSVMGIVPYTLLFMGPTNSRLLERSAAEEEKVPGATRGEDMVNVPSEMTTEELLSHWRFLAGIRGLLPLAGGILGLFAALYSNEGAR from the exons ATGGCATCCGTTCAGGGCCTAATCAAAATCGTCGCAATCACTGGCGGTGTGTGGTTATCCG GAAAAATTACAGCACACAGCCTGGTCTCTGTGcctgctcttcttcaaaccAGGTCGGCAGATGGTCTCTCCCCCTGCACGATTCTCCGAGTATGGCGACGAATCTATGAGCAGGGACACAGACATAGCCCGCAGATTGCCGCGTGTACCTCAACAGCCTTTGCCTACCTAGCATGGTGTGCTTCCGATCGCACGCCGAGGCTGCTGTACGGCACCGCTGCGTGTTCAGTCATGGGGATTGTGCCCTATACACTCTTGTTCATGGGCCCGACCAATTCTCGGCTGCTCGAACGATCGGcagcagaggaggaaaaggtccCGGGCGCCACTCGGGGGGAGGATATGGTGAATGTACCTAGTGAAATGACTACGGAGGAGCTGCTCAGTCACTGGAGGTTTCTGGCCGGGATTCGGGGCTTGTTGCCACTAGCTGGAGGGATTCTTGGCTTGTTCGCAGCATTATATTCGAACGAGGGAGCTCGCTAG
- the encB gene encoding metallo-beta-lactamase type thioesterase encB: MDQYSNLFAFEDYLGAQARSIPDLPEVDVLSPRVVRVLGGNPGQMQLQGTNTYILGTGAERLLIDSGQGRARWEQLMASLAAEHKFRISTVLLTHWHLDHTGGVPHLFRIFPELRGANAIYKYHPDPSQQAIVDGQVFSVEGATVRAVFTPGHSTDHMCFLLQEEEAIFTGDTVLGHGTTGVEDLEEYMQSLRKIQSLGCRIGYPGHGAVIENMQQKVQQEIDRKQRRERQVLLALQNIQREKRTVGDANGAATQAELIEAIFGRLPADVADRFFAPYMKDILMKMARDKQVGFRFKGGQKHWFANVSQENPVCR, translated from the exons ATGGACCAATACTCCAACCTTTTTGCTTTCGAAGATTACCTCGGCGCACAGGCCAGATCCATTCCGGACCTCCCGGAAGTCGATGTCCTAAGCCCCCGAGTGGTGCGTGTGTTGGGCGGAAATCCGGGACAG ATGCAACTTCAAGGGACCAACACATACATTCTGGGCACGGGAGCCGAACGGCTGCTGATCGATAGCGGACAGGGTCGAGCACGCTGGGAGCAGCTGATGGCATCCCTTGCAGCAGAGCACAAGTTCAGAATATCCACGGTGTTACTGACGCATTGGCATCTCGACCATACTGGAGGGGTACCGCATTTGTTCCGTATTTTTCCCGAGCTGAGAGGTGCGAATGCAATCTACAAATATCATCCAGACCCCAGCCAGCAGGCGATTGTCGACGGACAGGTGTTCTCCGTGGAAGGGGCTACTGTGCGCGCTGTATTCACGCCGGGACACTCGACGGATCACAtgtgctttcttcttcaagaggaggaggccatTTTCACCGGCGATACGGTTCTGGGTCATGGAACGACCGGTgtggaggatctggaggagtATATGCAGAGTCTGCGTAAGATCCAGAGTCTGGGATGCCGAATTGGATACCCAGGACATGGAGCCGTGATCGAGAATATGCagcaaaaggtgcagcaggAGATTGACCGCAAGCAACGTCGCGAGCGGCAAGTGCTACTTGCGCTGCAGAATATCCAACGCGAAAAGAGAACAGTCGGTGACGCCAATGGCGCCGCCACGCAGGCAGAACTGATCGAAGCTATTTTTGGTCGACTCCCTGCGGATGTGGCTGATCGATTCTTTGCGCCGTACATGAAAGACATCCTTATGAAGATGGCTCGTGATAAGCAAGTTGGGTTTCGCTTCAAGGGCGGCCAGAAGCACTGGTTCGCCAATGTGAGCCAAGAGAATCCGGTTTGTAGGTGA
- a CDS encoding T6SS phospholipase effector Tle1-like catalytic domain-containing protein — protein MKYYSDPSDSNVLKIFRMLNWTASNQYHYYQPSIGMYLHFHIAPSLYNIQSAYVKVKDAAIGSTLADHVMGGYKFLKRYYCPGNQIYFFGFSRGTYVARFLAEMVDKIGLLEAGNEELIHSVGKTFAKSQQCSGDTTADKT, from the exons ATGAAGTATTATAGCGATCCATCCGACAGCAATGTGCTCAAAATATTTAGA ATGCTGAACTGGACTGCCTCCAACCAGTATCATTATTATCAACCCAGTATTGGCATGTAT CTTCATTTTCACATAGCACCATCACTATATAATATCCAGTCCGCGTATGTGAAAGTCAAAGACGCTGCGATCGGCTCGACATTGGCTGACCATGTCATGGGCGGTTATAAGTTTTTGAAGCGATATTACTGCCCTGGGAATCAGATCTACTTCTTTGGCTTCAGTCGTGGAACATATGTGGCCCGCTTCCTCGCTGAAATGGTGGACAAGATCGGTCTTCTGGAGGCGGGCAACGAAGAGTTGATACATTCTGTCGGGAAGACATTTGCAAAATCGCAACAATGCAGCGGCGACACCACGGCAGACAAGACATGA
- a CDS encoding F-box protein, whose translation MASIIVLPTELLARIISFLDRSSLKAIRQTSRRLSQIATPQLFATLRLFPDEKSYEAVDRITDHATLKKMVKKVYVNTCEDDYDDYDEEEVELTKDFKDRITKFRDFPNVQSAVLRFDKHCCTGHELWMTERPETIAFRTETLRVFFQWLASFETPLRELGIRNMQDVNVGDENISANIEKLLQNLCTLRLSIVTEHNDGAPEYDVEFPELHDFFAQIPSVWLKPSASSLEHLTLSCDNYFGFYPQLELSEVHFPHLKSLAFGNYCFVRDSQLEWILSHAATLTNLSFDDCAILYDVCLAEEHLNWGPFLKSEMEIRRELDDRVRKKYYRSYDKRWHDYFDSFRTKLPHLRQFLIGSNDWGDGVPFEKEAEVRICLRESRYMACYDGYGPSPYMENHHYRLPEWERAPPKCDDEDRDSLRLLFEKTGQRVVKIPFLTHGYMSADEEF comes from the exons ATGGCTTCTATCATTGTTCTCCCAACTGAGCTCCTCGCTCGCATCATCTCATTCCTGGACCGGTCGTCCCTGAAGGCTATCCGGCAAACGAGTCGTCGTCTCTCACAGATTGCTACTCCACAGCTATTCGCCACTCTGCGTCTGTTTCCGGACGAAAAGAGTTATGAGGCTGTCGATCGCATTACGGACCATGCAACACTGAAGAAAATGGTCAAGAAGGTGTATGTCAATACGTGCGAAGATGACTAT GACGActatgacgaggaggaagtcGAATTGACCAAGGATTTCAAGGACAGAATCACCAAGTTCAGAGATTTCCCAAATGTGCAAAGCGCGGTCTTGCGGTTTGACAAGCATTGTTGTACAGGCCACGAACTATGGATGACAGAGCGTCCAGAGACCATCGCCTTCCGCACAGAAACTCTCCGTGTCTTTTTTCAATGGCTCGCCTCGTTTGAAACACCTTTGCGTGAACTCGGGATTCGTAACATGCAAGATGTAAATGTCGGTGATGAAAACATATCTGCTAATATCGAGAAATTGCTGCAGAATTTATGCACTCTCCGATTAAGCATCGTTACAGAGCACAATGACGGCGCCCCGGAGTATGACGTTGAGTTCCCTGAGCTCCACGACTTCTTCGCACAAATTCCATCTGTGTGGCTGAAACCTTCTGCGTCATCTCTGGAGCATCTGACGCTGTCCTGCGACAACTACTTCGGCTTCTATCCACAGTTGGAACTCAGCGAGGTACATTTTCCGCACCTCAAATCCCTCGCCTTTGGTAATTATTGCTTTGTGCGGGACTCTCAGCTGGAATGGATTCTCTCGCATGCAGCGACTCTGACCAACCTATCCTTCGACGACTGCGCGATATTATACGATGTGTGCCTTGCCGAGGAGCATCTCAACTGGGGTCCCTTCCTTAAGAGCGAGATGGAAATCCGTCGTGAGCTGGATGACCGAGTGCGGAAAAAGTACTACCGCTCCTACGATAAGCGGTGGCATGATTACTTCGACTCCTTCCGAACAAAGCTACCTCATCTGAGGCAGTTCCTGATCGGAAGCAATGACTGGGGTGATGGCGTCCCATTCGAGAAAGAGGCTGAAGTCAGGATCTGCTTGCGCGAAAGTAGGTACATGGCCTGCTATGATGGGTACGGACCCAGTCCGTATATGGAAAACCACCACTATAGACTCCCCGAGTGGGAAAGGGCGCCACCCAAgtgtgatgatgaagataggGACTCCTTACGCCTGCTCTTTGAGAAAACGGGACAAAGAGTTGTCAAGATCCCATTCTTGACTCATGGTTATATGAGTGCGGACGAGGAATTCTAA
- the encA gene encoding non-reducing polyketide synthase encA, with protein MQGPSQLALFYFANGLPPDDIQDLFQRLRSQSKTESGWTLRAFVVQATNALREEIRQLPHHLRNPLTPLDNALDLAVVPDWRRGPLAGALEGVLLCLIEIGSLIAYYERTPDPFKFSARTACFTGIGTGLLAAAAAAASPTLADLPRLGAAAVRIALRMGVLVAETSQSVEAREPDAPADNWAAVVMDLDEDTVREELNLFNASTNNLGPSRLFISAGGTDNVTISGPPSKLRQVFRVSEKLRSARYAQLPVYGGLCHAPHLYNCHHWTWIMEPINGAAFNQNMVDTAPLFSAGDDVPFEASTPRQLFESVVCDLLMGMIRWNRAVDGVVELLGQTLPSECQVYAFRPCAVVTGMVASGQVKLPHCQFQTHDLLGWTCHDDTDNGPTCREDSSIAIVGMACRFPGGANDLNQFWDLLEQGADVHRRVPADRYDVESHTDTSGKSRNTSLTPFGCFIDQPGLFDAGFFDMSPREAMQTDPMHRLALMTAYEALEQAGFVPNRTESTHLKRIGTFYGQSCDDYREANAGQEVDTYYIPGGCRAFAPGRINYFFKFSGPSFDCDTACSSSLATIQMACTSLQHGDTNMAVAGGLNILTNSDGFAGLSRGHFLSKTGGCKTFDCNADGYCRADGIGSIVLKRLDDAQRDNDHIFGIILAAATNHSARAISITHPHAPSQAELYRDILTRAGVSPLDVDFIEMHGTGTQAGDSTEMESITSVFSPGVPKRSRPLYIGSVKANVGHGEAAAGVMSLIKVLLVLQRQAIPKHVGIKTALNPRFPNLDRLNVRIPHDQVPWPRSPTRKRYALVNNFSAAGGNTSLLIEEPPVRPEPKADPRAAFTVAVSAKSKASLKNNLRSFLAYLESQPSISLAHLSYTTTARRMHHNHRIAVHGSTLSSIMQELEPYLPAVDTHRPVPNTPPSIAFVFSGQGSFYTGIARQLYEHHPGFRLQITRLHNICLSHGFPSFRRAITGDLSNDGSEAEPIITHLTIVCVSIALCRLWETLGVKPCVVAGASLGEFAALYAAGVLSASDAIYLVGRRAQLLQELCTPNTHAMLAVRATVEQIRNVLAGQPYEVACINGSSDITLSCSVADIINLQLAIEQHGYKCTRLDVPFAFHSAQMDPLLGPFEHIARGVTFKAPNIPVMSPSLGDCVFDGKTINASYMCNVTRNPVKFVDALETARGMDLVDAKTVWVEIGPHASYSRFVGSAMPPGTATIASLNRNEDNWSTFARSMAQLHNLGVDLNWHEWHAPFESELRLLTDLPAYQWNMKNYWIQYNGDWMLRKDGKSSAAAASHPHQAIPPALRTSLVHRLVCESVQETRVEVIVESDILHPDFFEAMNGHRMNGCAVATTAIHADIAFTLAKYLYSSIMPNSTDAPAINVKNMQVQHGLVARKDRSRPQLIRIRGIADVTRGLVSLSWHLVDEQGRRVEESFATAVAEFGNHEAWLEEWSPMTHLVVSRIDVLQRLADDGTANRLSRDMVYMLFNNLVDYAEKYRGMQMVVLHGLEAMANVTLAAPEQSGGKWTVAPHYIDSVVHLAGFILNGGNGLDPRRNFYVTPGWKSMRFARPLVPGVRYQSYVKMMPIREQSGFYAGDVYILHEGQIVGLVGGITFRTFPRSLINTFFSPPDTMTHGGSQAGSVHQPACSERTLPVGPARQDSAARETLCQGHGLSRTVMDSSDSSPATTLTPPTLPSVAASTESPIVHRAMALIAAETAIELTELSDETAFSSIGVDSLLSLVLAEKFTAEFHLDFRSSLFLDCPTIGDLKAWLIDYC; from the exons ATGCAAGGCCCAAGCCAATTGGCCCTGTTCTACTTTGCCAATGGGTTGCCCCCAGACGACATCCAGGATCTGTTCCAGCGACTTCGTAGCCAGAGTAAGACCGAGAGCGGTTGGACCTTACGGGCTTTTGTTGTCCAAGCAACCAACGCGTTACGAGAGGAGATACGCCAGCTTCCACACCACTTGCGGAATCCATTGACTCCGTTGGATAACGCACTCGATTTGGCCGTTGTGCCGGATTGGAGACGAGGGCCGTTGGCGGGCGCTCTGGAAGGGGTCTTGCTATGTCTGATCGAGATTGGCTCTCTCATTGC TTACTACGAGAGGACACCAGACCCATTCAAGTTTTCTGCACGCACAGCATGCTTTACCGGTATTGGCACCGGCTTgttggctgctgctgctgccgctgcttcACCAACGCTAGCAGATCTCCCCAGGCTAGGGGCTGCGGCCGTGCGGATAGCTCTGCGGATGGGAGTATTGGTGGCTGAGACCTCCCAGAGCGTCGAAGCACGCGAGCCAGATGCTCCGGCTGATAATTGGGCCGCGGTTGTGATGGATCTGGATGAGGATACTGTACGAGAGGAACTTAACCTCTTCAATGCATCCACG AATAACCTGGGCCCTAGCCGGCTTTTCATCAGTGCCGGCGGCACGGATAACGTCACTATCAGCGGACCCCCGTCCAAGCTCCGCCAAGTGTTCAGAGTCTCGGAAAAGCTCCGCTCTGCACGCTATGCGCAGTTGCCCGTCTATGGGGGGCTCTGTCATGCTCCCCATCTCTACAACTGCCATCATTGGACCTGGATTATGGAGCCAATCAACGGCGCAGCGTTCAACCAGAATATGGTAGATACCGCACCTCTCTTTTCGGCAGGTGACGACGTGCCGTTCGAAGCGTCTACGCCTCGCCAGTTGTTCGAGTCTGTCGTCTGCGACCTTCTCATGGGCATGATCCGTTGGAACCGAGCAGTAGATGGGGTTGTGGAATTACTGGGACAGACATTGCCAAGTGAATGCCAAGTTTATGCGTTTCGTCCATGTGCTGTGGTTACGGGCATGGTAGCATCGGGGCAGGTCAAATTACCCCATTGCCAGTTTCAAACGCATGATCTGCTCGGCTGGACTTGTCACGACGACACTGACAACGGGCCGACATGTAGAGAGGATTCCAGCATCGCAATCGTGGGAATGGCCTGCCGATTCCCTGGCGGCGCAAACGATCTGAACCAGTTCTGGGATCTATTGGAACAAGGGGCAGATGTGCATCGGAGAGTACCGGCGGACCGATATGATGTAGAGAGTCATACCGACACGAGTGGGAAGTCGCGGAATACCAGTCTCACTCCCTTTGGCTGCTTCATCGACCAGCCGGGACTGTTTGACGCTGGATTCTTTGACATGTCCCCCAGGGAAGCAATGCAGACAGATCCCATGCACCGCCTGGCGCTGATGACCGCGTACGAGGCCCTGGAGCAGGCTGGCTTTGTCCCAAACCGCACGGAATCGACGCACCTGAAACGTATCGGGACCTTCTATGGCCAATCGTGCGATGACTACCGGGAGGCCAATGCGGGCCAGGAGGTCGACACCTACTATATTCCTGGTGGCTGCCGTGCCTTCGCTCCTGGCCGGATCAACTACTTCTTCAAATTCAGCGGGCCCAGCTTCGACTGTGATACCGCCTGCTCTTCCAGTTTAGCCACTATCCAGATGGCATGTACGTCCTTGCAGCATGGAGATACCAATATGGCCGTGGCGGGAGGTCTGAACATCCTGACCAACAGCGACGGCTTTGCAGGTCTCAGCCGCGGCCATTTTCTGTCCAAAACTGGTGGCTGCAAGACATTTGACTGCAACGCCGATGGATACTGCCGTGCAGACGGAATAGGCTCCATAGTCCTGAAACGATTGGATGATGCCCAGCGGGATAACGATCATATCTTCGGGATAATCCTCGCAGCGGCAACGAATCATTCCGCGCGGGCCATTTCGATAACCCATCCGCATGCGCCGTCCCAGGCCGAGCTCTACCGCGATATCCTGACCCGGGCTGGCGTGAGCCCCTTGGATGTTGACTTTATCGAGATGCATGGCACTGGCACGCAGGCGGGCGATTCAACGGAGATGGAGTCGATCACCTCCGTCTTTAGTCCTGGGGTCCCCAAACGCAGCCGGCCATTGTACATTGGATCTGTCAAGGCCAATGTAGGCCACGGGGAGGCGGCAGCCGGGGTCATGTCTTTGATCAAGGTTCTCTTGGTTCTACAGAGACAGGCCATCCCCAAACATGTGGGCATCAAGACAGCCCTGAATCCCCGATTCCCCAACCTTGATCGGCTCAATGTCCGAATTCCCCACGACCAGGTGCCATGGCCGCGGAGTCCCACTCGGAAACGGTATGCACTCGTCAATAACTTCAGTGCTGCCGGTGGCAATACTTCCCTTCTAATTGAGGAGCCTCCCGTAAGACCTGAACCCAAAGCAGATCCTCGAGCAGCATTTACCGTCGCGGTATCAGCAAAAAGCAAGGCATCCTTGAAGAATAATCTGCGGAGCTTCCTGGCCTATCTTGAGTCCCAGCCGTCTATAAGCCTCGCCCATCTCTCGTACACTACAACGGCCCGACGCATGCACCATAATCACCGTATCGCCGTCCATGGCTCCACCCTGTCCAGTATTATGCAAGAGTTGGAACCATACCTCCCTGCTGTGGACACGCATCGACCAGTCCCTAACACGCCGCCTTCCATTGCGTTCGTGTTCTCAGGCCAGGGCAGCTTCTACACAGGTATTGCCCGCCAGCTGTATGAGCATCATCCGGGCTTCCGACTCCAAATCACTCGCCTTCACAATATCTGTCTGAGCCATGGTTTCCCTTCATTCCGACGGGCCATTACCGGAGATCTTAGCAACGATGGATCCGAAGCCGAGCCTATAATCACTCATCTGACAATTGTCTGTGTGAGTATTGCTCTGTGTCGGCTGTGGGAGACTTTGGGTGTCAAACCCTGCGTGGTGGCCGGGGCGAGCCTCGGTGAATTTGCTGCGCTCTATGCTGCTGGGGTCCTGTCCGCCAGCGATGCGATCTATCTCGTGGGTCGCCGTGCCCAGCTCTTGCAAGAGCTGTGTACTCCCAATACTCATGCCATGTTAGCGGTGCGCGCGACTGTGGAGCAGATCCGCAATGTGTTGGCTGGACAGCCGTATGAAGTGGCTTGCATAAACGGCTCCAGTGACATAACCCTCAGCTGCTCAGTCGctgacatcatcaatctgcAGCTAGCCATCGAGCAACATGGATACAAGTGTACTCGGCTGGATGTCCCATTTGCCTTCCATTCAGCCCAGATGGATCCTCTCCTTGGCCCGTTCGAGCACATCGCCCGCGGTGTCACCTTCAAAGCCCCCAACATACCCGTGATGTCCCCGTCACTCGGCGATTGCGTTTTTGATGGCAAGACCATCAATGCATCCTACATGTGCAATGTTACTCGCAATCCGGTAAAGTttgtcgatgctcttgagACAGCGCGCGGCATGGACCTGGTAGACGCAAAGACCGTCTGGGTGGAGATTGGCCCGCATGCGTCGTACAGCCGCTTTGTGGGCAGCGCGATGCCGCCAGGGACCGCGACTATTGCAAGTTTGAACCGGAATGAGGATAATTGGAGCACCTTTGCGCGTAGTATGGCTCAACTGCATAACCTTGGGGTGGATCTAAACTGGCATGAGTGGCATGCACCTTTCGAAAGCGAATTGCGCCTCCTGACAGATCTTCCTGCATACCAGTGGAACATGAAGAACTACTGGATTCAATACAATGGCGACTGGATGCTACGGAAGGACGGCAaatcctcagcagcagcagcaagtCATCCGCATCAAGCGATTCCACCAGCATTGCGCACCTCGCTCGTGCATCGTCTCGTGTGCGAATCAGTTCAAGAAACTAGAGTCGAGGTCATTGTCGAGTCCGACATCCTACACCCAGACTTTTTCGAGGCGATGAATGGCCATAGGATGAATGGATGTGCAGTAGCCACCACG GCGATCCATGCAGACATTGCTTTTACCTTGGCCAAGTACCTTTACTCGAGCATCATGCCTAATTCCACTGACGCACCGGCCATCAATGTGAAGAATATGCAAGTCCAGCACGGCCTGGTCGCGCGAAAAGATCGCTCCCGGCCCCAGCTCATCCGGATCCGCGGCATCGCAGACGTCACACGGGGCCTGGTCAGCTTGTCGTGGCACCTTGTAGACGAGCAAGGCCGTCGCGTTGAGGAAAGCTTCGCTACGGCAGTGGCGGAATTCGGAAACCATGAAGCTTGGCTAGAGGAATGGTCTCCCATGACACACTTGGTCGTCAGTCGGATCGACGTTCTCCAGCGCCTCGCCGACGATGGCACGGCCAACCGGTTGTCTCGCGACATGGTGTACATGCTCTTTAACAATCTGGTGGATTACGCGGAGAAGTATCGCGGGATGCAAATGGTCGTCCTGCACGGCTTGGAAGCCATGGCTAATGTGACTCTCGCTGCCCCCGAGCAATCGGGTGGCAAATGGACCGTAGCACCACATTATATCGACAGCGTGGTACACCTCGCCGGCTTCATCCTCAATGGCGGAAATGGTCTCGATCCCCGACGGAACTTTTATGTCACCCCAGGCTGGAAATCGATGCGCTTCGCCCGCCCGTTGGTCCCTGGGGTGCGGTACCAGTCCTATGTGAAGATGATGCCTATTCGAGAACAGTCGGGCTTCTACGCCGGCGACGTTTACATCCTCCATGAAGGCCAGATCGTCGGCCTTGTTGGAGGCATTACTTTCCGCACGTTCCCTCGGTCGTTGATAAACACATTCTTTAGCCCTCCTGATACAATGACCCATGGTGGGAGTCAAGCAGGAAGCGTCCACCAACCAGCATGTAGTGAAAGAACGCTCCCGGTGGGCCCAGCACGTCAAGATTCCGCAGCCAGGGAGACACTATGTCAAGGTCATGGTTTATCTCGCACAGTCATGGATAGCTCCGACAGTAGTCCTGCCACCACTCTCACTCCACCGACCCTTCCGTCCGTTGCTGCAAGCACGGAGAGTCCGATTGTCCACCGGGCGATGGCCTTGATCGCGGCGGAAACAGCGATTGAGCTGACCGAGCTGTCGGATGAGACAGCTTTCTCCTCGATTGGGGTTGATTCCCTTTTATCACTCGTGCTGGCGGAGAAGTTCACAGCTGAATTTCATCTGGATTTTCGGAGCTCCTTGTTCCTCGACTGTCCCACCATTGGTGATCTCAAAGCCTGGTTGATTGATTATTGTTGA
- a CDS encoding interferon alpha-inducible IFI6/IFI27 family protein, translating into MGNVNSITQCFPLQRTYTQTSPSRETREVASNVVTIILTSDTPYAIKKRLDESIRTAGWTESLALAILRGLENAIETGAQVAEAASKALARATSEAFEFSREHPIFVTILALGVLAILTPWVIEVLGFGELGPIEGSFAASWQRTYAGYVPKRSLFSFFQRVGMVWKH; encoded by the coding sequence ATGGGTAATGTCAACTCAATCACGCAATGCTTCCCTTTACAGCGTACCTACACCCAAACATCTCCCAGCCGCGAGACACGGGAAGTCGCATCTAACGTCGTCACGATCATCCTAACCAGCGATACTCCGTATGCTATCAAAAAACGTCTTGACGAGTCTATCAGAACAGCCGGCTGGACCGAGTCACTCGCACTTGCCATTCTTCGTGGTCTTGAGAATGCCATCGAAACCGGTGCACAGGTGGCCGAAGCAGCATCCAAAGCACTTGCTCGAGCTACAAGCGAGGCCTTCGAGTTCTCCCGTGAACATCCTATCTTTGTTACTATCCTTGCCTTAGGCGTTTTGGCTATTTTAACGCCGTGGGTTATTGAGGTCCTGGGGTTTGGAGAGTTGGGTCCAATTGAGGGGTCATTTGCGGCGTCGTGGCAGAGGACATATGCGGGATATGTGCCAAAGAGGTCActattttccttcttccagcgcgTGGGGATGGTCTGGAAACACTGA
- the encD gene encoding Fe(2+)/2-oxoglutarate-dependent oxygenase encD: protein MTKPQPPPILDFSVFYGHDSQAKAQLVQRVRECCLNNGFFQITGHKVSPELQRRTFDCAKRFFDLPLIEKKKIERSPDAFNRGYEAFQSHMSQPGSAPDRKEGLFLGPDLAEDHPYCVQKKLNCGPNRWPQGLDDLEEFKLVSMEYYAALFQLAKDVVAVLALTMDYEETFFDPLTEGAIATLRYLHYPPQPVGDAEAGLGTGAHRDYSCITLLLQDGTGGLQVLDEPTGQWLDVKPVPGAYIVNLANVFARMTNGHYKSALHRVVNKSGMERYSIPFFFTGNPDYVCECLSRFRKEGEPVRHPPATVHEVVAEAVRGTVERANRYNAERQGIHAAQ, encoded by the exons ATGACCAAGCCACAGCCACCTCCAATCCTCGATTTCTCCGTCTTCTATGGCCATGACAGCCAAGCAAAAGCCCAGCTCGTGCAGCGAGTGCGCGAATGCTGTCTGAACAACGGCTTCTTTCAGATCACCGGCCACAAAGTCTCGCCAGAGTTGCAGCGGCGGACGTTCGACTGCGCCAAACGATTCTTCGACCTACCACTTAtcgaaaagaagaagattgagcGAA GCCCCGATGCCTTCAACCGTGGCTACGAAGCCTTCCAGTCACACATGTCCCAGCCAGGCAGCGCTCCTGACCGGAAGGAGGGCCTTTTCCTGGGCCCAGACCTTGCAGAGGATCATCCGTACTGTGttcagaagaagctgaatTGCGGACCAAACCGGTGGCCCCAGGGACTCGACGACCTAGAAGAGTTCAAACTCGTCTCGATGGAATATTATGCCGCTCTGTTTCAGCTGGCAAAGGATGTCGTTGCTGTGCTCGCCCTCACAATGGATTATGAGGAGACATTCTTTGATCCCCTGACCGAGGGCGCCATCGCCACGCTACGATATCTGCACTATCCACCTCAACCCGTGGGTGACGCTGAGGCGGGGCTGGGGACTGGTGCCCATCGGGACTACAGTTGTATCACTCTGCTCCTGCAAGACGGAACTGGCGGCCTTCAGGTTTTGGATGAGCCCACCGGACAATGGCTGGAT GTTAAACCAGTCCCCGGGGCATACATCGTCAATCTGGCTAATGTATTCGCGCGCATGACAAACGGACACTACAAATCTGCTCTACATCGGGTGGTCAATAAGTCTGGGATGGAGCGCTATTCGATCCCGTTCTTCTTCACTGGCAACCCGGACTATGTGTGCGAGTGCTTGTCGCGATTCCGGAAAGAGGGAGAGCCGGTCAGACATCCTCCTGCCACGGTGCATGAGGTGGTTGCGGAAGCAGTGAGAGGCACCGTCGAGAGAGCAAACCGTTATAATGCGGAACGTCAGGGGATCCACGCGGCGCAGTAA